Proteins from a single region of Sneathiella aquimaris:
- the ffh gene encoding signal recognition particle protein translates to MFENLTGRLGDVLGKLTKRGALTESDVSDVMREVRVALLEADVALPVVKSFVKKAKAKAIGTDVLKSINPGQMVIKVVHDQLVETLGSDSQELNLVAVPPVVYMMVGLQGSGKTTSTAKIAKLLTEKHGKKVMMASLDVRRPAAQEQLRVLGEQTGVATLPIVEGQQPVDIATRALQSAKLQGVDVIMLDTAGRLHVDEQLMAEMKAVHQISAPTETLLVVDSLTGQDAVNVAEQFKERVDVTGIVMTRIDGDGRGGAALSMREVTGCPIKLLGTGEKLDELELFHPDRIANRILGMGDIVSLVEKAAATIEKDEAEKLALKVQKGIFDLDDLAGQLRQMIKMGGISGLVGMLPGVGKMKKQLEGANLDDKLLKRQIAIIESMTPKERRNPQIIAASRKRRIAAGAGLSVQEVNRLLKQHKQMASMMKKVKKMGNKGVMRGGLQGLLPPGMKF, encoded by the coding sequence ATGTTCGAAAATTTGACAGGCAGATTAGGCGACGTCCTTGGTAAATTGACCAAGCGAGGGGCGCTAACAGAATCAGACGTCAGTGACGTGATGCGCGAAGTGCGTGTGGCGTTGCTTGAGGCGGATGTGGCGCTGCCTGTCGTAAAAAGCTTTGTTAAAAAAGCTAAAGCAAAAGCGATCGGAACGGATGTTCTGAAATCGATTAATCCCGGTCAGATGGTTATCAAGGTGGTCCATGATCAGCTTGTCGAGACATTGGGATCAGACAGTCAGGAATTGAACCTGGTCGCTGTACCGCCTGTTGTTTACATGATGGTCGGTCTTCAGGGCTCTGGTAAGACAACCTCGACTGCAAAAATAGCGAAGCTCCTGACGGAAAAGCATGGCAAGAAAGTCATGATGGCGTCTTTGGACGTTCGCCGGCCTGCGGCTCAGGAACAGTTGCGTGTGCTGGGTGAACAAACCGGTGTTGCGACATTGCCAATCGTTGAAGGTCAGCAGCCTGTAGATATTGCGACCCGTGCCTTGCAGTCGGCAAAGCTTCAGGGTGTTGATGTTATCATGCTGGATACAGCTGGTCGCCTGCATGTTGATGAGCAGTTGATGGCCGAGATGAAGGCGGTTCATCAGATCTCGGCGCCGACAGAAACCTTGCTGGTTGTCGATAGTCTTACTGGTCAGGACGCGGTTAATGTCGCGGAGCAGTTTAAAGAACGGGTCGATGTTACCGGTATTGTCATGACCCGTATTGATGGTGATGGTCGCGGCGGTGCTGCGCTCTCCATGCGGGAAGTCACCGGATGTCCGATCAAGTTGCTGGGTACCGGTGAAAAGCTTGACGAACTGGAACTGTTTCATCCAGACCGGATTGCAAATCGCATCCTGGGTATGGGTGATATTGTGTCGCTGGTTGAAAAGGCCGCGGCAACGATTGAAAAGGATGAAGCCGAAAAACTGGCGCTTAAAGTTCAAAAGGGCATTTTTGACCTGGATGATCTGGCCGGTCAGCTTCGACAGATGATTAAAATGGGTGGTATTAGCGGCCTTGTCGGCATGCTGCCTGGTGTTGGCAAAATGAAAAAGCAGCTTGAGGGGGCTAACCTCGATGACAAGCTGCTCAAACGTCAGATTGCCATTATCGAATCCATGACGCCTAAAGAGCGTCGGAACCCACAGATCATAGCCGCTTCCCGCAAACGTAGGATTGCTGCGGGTGCTGGTCTGTCCGTACAGGAAGTCAATCGCCTGCTGAAACAGCATAAGCAAATGGCTTCCATGATGAAGAAGGTGAAGAAGATGGGCAATAAGGGCGTCATGCGTGGCGGCCTGCAAGGTCTTCTTCCACCAGGTATGAAATTTTAA
- the ccmI gene encoding c-type cytochrome biogenesis protein CcmI, with protein sequence MTWFILSLICLPAIFILAYPLLFRSARTIGRNEGGMSVYRQQLNELDADIERGVLKEAEAEATKIEIQRRMLKLSADGSSDASKSGSPLIAGVLLLCIPLAAFILYGLLGNPDLPSKPLAERDIAAEKQDLAGSNLNTLVQKLAERLQEQPENLDGWILLARTLSRMERYQEAAETFLQATKIAPDDADLYVGAGENFYFKADGVISEDAAKAFEAAAKVDSSHAGARYYLALKDAQNGQEKAALDRWAALYEESDATAPYMRILHGRITEVAENLGQDVSALLASKDVMGAASAQEMSGPSEQDMQAAADMSAEDRQEMIQNMVARLAERMDDAPDFAGLMRLGNVYGTLGQHEKSAAAYGRAAEISPNDPNPLNLQAFALTQAAGKGAPPPPAAITLFEKVLSMDKNAPEALWYLGIAEAQKGNNEAALDYWKRLKLLAPADSQLYQNVTKAINALPQKQ encoded by the coding sequence GTGACGTGGTTCATACTGTCGCTTATCTGTTTGCCTGCGATTTTTATCCTTGCCTATCCTTTATTGTTTCGCTCTGCCCGGACAATTGGTCGAAATGAAGGGGGCATGTCCGTTTATCGTCAGCAACTGAATGAGCTGGATGCAGACATTGAACGTGGGGTTCTGAAAGAAGCTGAAGCAGAAGCGACCAAGATTGAAATTCAGCGCCGCATGTTAAAGCTTTCAGCCGATGGATCTTCCGACGCGTCTAAATCCGGGTCTCCTCTGATCGCGGGGGTGCTGTTACTCTGTATTCCTTTGGCGGCTTTTATCCTTTACGGTCTGCTAGGAAACCCCGATTTGCCATCAAAGCCCCTTGCTGAGCGGGATATCGCGGCAGAAAAGCAGGATCTTGCAGGCAGCAATCTAAACACGTTGGTCCAGAAGCTGGCGGAACGGCTTCAGGAACAACCTGAGAATCTGGATGGCTGGATTCTGCTGGCCCGCACCCTTTCACGGATGGAACGTTATCAAGAAGCGGCTGAAACCTTTTTGCAGGCCACAAAAATTGCACCTGATGATGCCGATCTGTATGTCGGCGCCGGCGAAAATTTTTACTTTAAGGCTGATGGTGTGATTTCCGAAGATGCTGCAAAAGCATTTGAAGCGGCGGCCAAAGTGGACTCATCCCATGCCGGTGCCCGATATTATCTGGCATTGAAGGATGCTCAGAACGGGCAGGAAAAAGCAGCATTGGATCGCTGGGCCGCCTTGTATGAAGAAAGCGATGCAACGGCTCCCTATATGAGAATTCTGCACGGCCGAATTACCGAGGTTGCTGAGAATCTGGGGCAGGATGTCAGCGCTTTACTCGCTTCCAAAGATGTCATGGGGGCTGCCTCCGCTCAGGAAATGTCTGGGCCGAGTGAGCAGGATATGCAGGCCGCTGCGGATATGTCTGCAGAAGACCGACAGGAGATGATACAAAATATGGTGGCCCGCCTGGCCGAACGGATGGACGATGCGCCTGATTTTGCAGGTTTGATGCGGCTTGGTAATGTTTATGGAACATTGGGCCAGCATGAAAAGTCAGCGGCCGCCTATGGTCGGGCGGCTGAAATATCGCCAAATGATCCTAATCCTCTCAATCTTCAGGCGTTTGCTCTGACGCAGGCTGCCGGAAAAGGGGCGCCGCCGCCTCCTGCCGCCATTACCTTGTTTGAAAAGGTGCTATCGATGGATAAGAATGCGCCGGAGGCCCTTTGGTATCTTGGTATTGCCGAGGCGCAGAAGGGGAATAATGAGGCCGCACTGGATTATTGGAAACGTTTAAAATTGTTGGCGCCAGCCGATAGTCAGCTTTATCAAAATGTAACCAAAGCCATCAATGCTCTTCCCCAAAAGCAGTAG
- the ftsY gene encoding signal recognition particle-docking protein FtsY → MSDPEQKEKKGWFSRLKDGLKKSSNAISTGISDIFTKRKLDDDVLEELEELLITSDLGVTTAARIAANIGKSRYDKEISPEEIREALSDEVTAILEPVAKPFELNESLSPHVVLVVGVNGSGKTTTIGKFAKQYADQGKKVMMAAGDTFRAAAVEQLTIWGERTGAKVITTKVGGDAAGLAYSALEQAKAENVDLLLIDTAGRLQNKSDLMAELEKILRVIKKLNPDAPHSCLLVLDATTGQNALNQTEIFGKVCDVTGLVMTKLDGTARGGVLVAIADKFSLPVHAIGVGEGIDDLQPFAAKDFARALSGATTD, encoded by the coding sequence ATGAGTGATCCGGAACAAAAAGAAAAAAAAGGGTGGTTTAGTCGCCTGAAAGATGGGCTTAAAAAATCATCCAATGCCATTTCAACCGGTATTTCGGACATTTTCACCAAACGGAAACTGGATGATGATGTTCTTGAAGAACTTGAAGAATTGCTGATTACATCCGATCTAGGCGTAACCACAGCCGCCCGGATTGCCGCCAATATCGGGAAAAGCCGGTATGACAAGGAAATCTCGCCGGAAGAAATCCGCGAAGCACTTTCTGATGAAGTTACCGCCATTCTTGAACCCGTCGCCAAACCGTTTGAATTAAACGAAAGCCTGTCCCCGCATGTGGTGCTTGTGGTGGGCGTCAACGGATCAGGAAAAACCACGACAATTGGTAAATTTGCCAAACAATATGCTGATCAGGGCAAAAAAGTCATGATGGCTGCGGGCGATACCTTCCGGGCCGCCGCCGTGGAACAACTTACCATCTGGGGAGAGCGCACAGGCGCCAAGGTCATTACGACCAAAGTCGGTGGCGATGCCGCCGGACTTGCCTATTCCGCCCTTGAACAGGCGAAAGCCGAAAATGTGGATTTACTCCTGATTGATACTGCGGGACGGCTACAGAATAAATCTGATTTGATGGCTGAACTCGAGAAGATTTTACGGGTTATAAAAAAGTTGAACCCGGATGCACCGCATTCATGCTTACTGGTTCTTGATGCGACAACCGGACAAAACGCCCTTAATCAGACTGAGATTTTTGGCAAGGTTTGCGATGTTACTGGTCTTGTCATGACCAAGCTGGACGGTACAGCCCGTGGCGGCGTTCTGGTTGCAATTGCTGATAAATTTTCTTTGCCCGTCCATGCTATTGGAGTAGGAGAAGGGATCGACGACCTACAGCCTTTCGCGGCGAAGGACTTTGCCCGGGCGTTGTCCGGTGCAACAACAGACTAA
- a CDS encoding septation protein A translates to MSTRKMHQGVKTATEMGPILVFFGFYYLYDLITATAAIMVTTIVALAVSYYYERKLPAMPLITAIVVMVFGGLTLYLNDETFIKLKPTIIYALFAVTLGAGLALGKSFVKILFSNFWDLNDEGWKKLTVRLMLFFIGMAIANEVIWRNFSTELWVNAKVFGFTIATFVFFMSQVPLITRHGNATNEETDPSDSE, encoded by the coding sequence ATGTCGACACGAAAAATGCATCAAGGCGTTAAGACCGCAACCGAAATGGGACCTATCCTGGTCTTTTTTGGCTTTTATTATCTTTATGACCTGATCACAGCCACTGCCGCCATTATGGTGACAACGATCGTCGCCCTGGCCGTTTCCTATTATTACGAACGGAAACTACCGGCCATGCCTTTGATCACGGCCATTGTCGTGATGGTCTTTGGCGGACTGACCCTGTATCTGAATGATGAAACCTTCATCAAACTTAAACCAACCATTATCTACGCATTATTCGCCGTCACACTGGGTGCCGGACTGGCTCTTGGAAAGTCTTTTGTAAAGATTCTGTTTTCCAATTTCTGGGATTTGAACGATGAAGGCTGGAAGAAACTGACCGTTCGGTTGATGCTCTTCTTTATCGGCATGGCCATAGCCAACGAGGTTATCTGGCGCAACTTCTCTACAGAATTATGGGTAAATGCCAAGGTATTCGGTTTTACAATTGCAACTTTCGTTTTCTTTATGTCTCAGGTTCCGCTGATCACCCGTCACGGCAATGCAACCAATGAAGAAACGGACCCCAGTGATTCCGAATGA
- a CDS encoding heme-dependent oxidative N-demethylase family protein — translation MSLPYFPIEKADFQHSMGLSALKESWLEVDENYLSQTAQKRNLLTNKRPHVLATLPGSENAQSHILDLVRQELNIHHPTVDQSPAYKPAGPLAQAASLVQEDLVLMQEVGGVFKLTAACVCFPSGWDLTEKVGHAISDIHIPVPDLNNRIGPSIDRFFSHLNPRKKVQRFNWGLFDDDALFQPGSHENRQIGNDRVTEQTIGDALFFRVEKQTLQRLPENRDTLFSIRIFNTPLSEVVSDQDRAARLLHALTTMDAPVRRYKAVARYEELLMAYLRKLAG, via the coding sequence ATGAGTTTGCCATACTTTCCCATAGAGAAAGCTGATTTTCAGCATTCCATGGGCTTGTCAGCCCTGAAAGAAAGCTGGCTTGAAGTCGACGAGAATTATCTATCCCAAACGGCGCAGAAGCGTAACCTTTTAACCAACAAACGGCCTCATGTTCTGGCCACCCTGCCCGGCAGCGAAAACGCCCAATCCCATATTCTTGATCTTGTCCGGCAAGAGCTGAATATCCACCACCCGACGGTGGATCAGTCCCCCGCCTACAAACCGGCGGGGCCCCTTGCCCAAGCGGCGAGCCTTGTTCAGGAAGACCTTGTCCTGATGCAGGAGGTCGGCGGTGTTTTTAAACTAACCGCTGCCTGTGTGTGTTTTCCCTCTGGCTGGGATTTGACCGAAAAAGTCGGTCACGCTATTTCCGACATCCACATTCCGGTTCCGGACCTGAATAACAGGATTGGCCCCTCAATCGATCGATTTTTTTCTCACCTCAATCCCCGCAAAAAAGTACAACGGTTCAATTGGGGACTGTTTGATGACGACGCCCTTTTTCAGCCCGGATCTCATGAAAACCGTCAGATAGGAAACGATAGGGTCACGGAACAAACCATCGGCGATGCCCTGTTTTTCAGGGTTGAAAAACAAACATTGCAGCGCCTCCCTGAAAACCGGGATACCCTGTTCAGCATCCGTATCTTCAACACACCATTATCTGAAGTTGTCAGCGATCAAGACCGGGCAGCGCGGCTACTGCACGCGCTGACGACAATGGACGCGCCCGTAAGGCGCTATAAGGCCGTTGCCCGCTATGAAGAACTTCTGATGGCCTATCTTAGAAAGCTGGCTGGCTGA
- the trmD gene encoding tRNA (guanosine(37)-N1)-methyltransferase TrmD: protein MPLTGKDGTADSNNWSAHVLTLYPDMFPGPLGQSLAGRGLEKGAWELQVSNIRDYAVGKHNTVDDSPFGGGAGMVMRPDVLGNAVDAAKAASGDDKRVIYFSPRGRVLDQAYVREISEGPGVILVCGRFEGIDQRVIEARQMEEVCLGDFILSGGEIAALAMLDAVVRLLPGVTGNQASLTEESFETGLLEYPHYTRPPVWEDRGVPDVLLSGHHEKIKEWRQRCSEELTKQRRADLWERWSDENLK, encoded by the coding sequence ATGCCCCTGACCGGTAAGGACGGAACAGCAGACAGTAATAACTGGTCTGCTCATGTTCTGACCCTTTACCCGGATATGTTTCCAGGCCCCCTTGGCCAGTCATTGGCTGGACGGGGATTGGAAAAAGGAGCCTGGGAGTTGCAGGTTTCGAATATTCGGGATTATGCGGTTGGTAAGCATAATACTGTGGACGACAGTCCTTTTGGCGGTGGCGCCGGCATGGTCATGCGACCAGATGTGCTGGGGAATGCCGTTGATGCAGCGAAAGCTGCCTCTGGTGACGACAAGAGAGTGATATACTTCAGTCCGCGCGGCCGGGTTCTTGATCAGGCTTATGTGCGGGAAATATCGGAGGGACCAGGTGTTATACTGGTGTGTGGCCGATTTGAAGGGATTGATCAGCGGGTTATCGAAGCCCGGCAAATGGAAGAAGTCTGTTTAGGTGATTTCATTTTGTCCGGAGGAGAGATCGCAGCTCTTGCCATGCTGGATGCGGTTGTCAGGTTGTTACCGGGGGTCACCGGCAATCAGGCGTCGCTGACGGAAGAAAGTTTTGAGACCGGGTTGTTGGAATATCCACATTATACCCGCCCACCAGTTTGGGAAGATCGGGGTGTTCCGGATGTTCTCTTATCTGGGCACCATGAGAAGATTAAAGAATGGCGGCAGCGCTGTTCAGAAGAATTGACGAAACAACGGCGAGCAGACCTTTGGGAACGCTGGTCAGATGAAAATTTGAAATAG
- the mtaB gene encoding tRNA (N(6)-L-threonylcarbamoyladenosine(37)-C(2))-methylthiotransferase MtaB, with amino-acid sequence MGNQKPVNAPEVITFGCRLNTYESEVMRGHAIAAGMDNAIIINTCAVTNEAERQARQAIRKARRDNPNAKIVVTGCAAQTNPDQFKEMDEVDQILGNLEKLEASSFGLENEERVQVNDIMAAEETASHLIEGFEGRARAFLQIQNGCDHRCTFCIIPYGRGNSRSVPLGAIVDQAKSLTKNGYKEFVLTGVDITAYGEDLPGTPTLGQMCRRLLAAVPEIERLRLSSLDPVEVDDDLWRLIEGEPRLMPHLHISLQAGDDMVLKRMKRRHLRADVYDFVEKARRLRPDAVFGADIIAGFPTETDEMAENSERLAVECDITYMHVFPYSERPGTPAAKMPQVPGNIRKERAARLRQIGDDNLRRFLQSQVGNTLSVLVENETTGRTEHYAPVTLDFTAEPGTIIQVHITRTDDKKLYASLGA; translated from the coding sequence ATGGGAAATCAAAAACCTGTAAACGCTCCGGAAGTCATTACTTTTGGCTGCCGCCTGAACACCTACGAGTCCGAAGTCATGCGCGGGCATGCCATTGCCGCAGGCATGGACAATGCGATTATCATTAATACCTGCGCGGTAACCAATGAAGCAGAACGCCAGGCCCGGCAAGCCATTCGCAAGGCTCGCCGGGACAATCCCAACGCCAAAATCGTGGTAACAGGCTGCGCCGCGCAAACCAATCCGGATCAGTTCAAAGAAATGGACGAAGTTGACCAGATTCTGGGGAACCTCGAAAAGCTGGAGGCCAGCTCTTTCGGTCTGGAAAATGAGGAGCGCGTGCAGGTCAATGATATCATGGCCGCGGAAGAAACTGCCAGCCACCTTATCGAAGGATTTGAAGGACGGGCCCGCGCGTTTCTGCAAATTCAAAATGGATGCGATCACCGTTGCACATTCTGCATTATTCCTTACGGACGAGGGAACAGTCGATCCGTGCCGCTGGGGGCGATTGTGGATCAGGCCAAATCGCTTACAAAAAATGGCTATAAAGAATTTGTCCTGACGGGCGTCGATATTACAGCCTATGGCGAAGATTTGCCGGGTACGCCGACGCTGGGTCAAATGTGTCGCCGGCTGCTGGCGGCAGTACCGGAAATCGAGCGCTTGCGACTTTCATCCCTTGATCCGGTTGAGGTCGACGACGATTTGTGGCGCTTGATTGAAGGGGAACCCCGCCTGATGCCTCACTTGCATATCAGCCTGCAGGCCGGGGATGACATGGTTCTGAAACGGATGAAACGCCGGCATTTGCGGGCTGACGTGTATGACTTTGTTGAGAAAGCAAGACGTTTGCGTCCTGATGCCGTTTTCGGCGCGGATATTATCGCCGGCTTTCCTACTGAAACCGATGAGATGGCTGAAAACAGCGAGCGCCTTGCCGTTGAATGCGACATTACCTATATGCATGTCTTCCCTTATTCTGAACGTCCGGGAACACCGGCGGCGAAAATGCCGCAAGTTCCCGGAAATATCAGAAAAGAGCGCGCCGCACGGTTACGCCAGATCGGGGATGACAATCTTCGGCGTTTCCTGCAAAGCCAGGTTGGCAACACCCTGTCGGTCCTGGTCGAAAACGAAACAACCGGCCGCACAGAACATTATGCGCCGGTGACTCTGGATTTCACTGCTGAACCCGGTACGATAATACAGGTTCACATTACCAGAACTGACGATAAAAAACTCTACGCAAGCCTTGGAGCCTGA
- the dapF gene encoding diaminopimelate epimerase — translation MEQLSFIKMHGLGNDFVIIDGRDENPDLTPAKLRAIGDRHRGVGYDQLIVLEPSQDADIFMRIYNSDGTEAEACGNATRCVAYLMMKEQKTDTTVIETVAGLLHGEEMPNGNIMINMGAPRLDWQSIPLASQQDTLHIDMQAGPLKDPVGVNMGNPHIVFFVEDAEAIDLEKWGPVLEHHALLPEKANISVASANEDGSLRLRVWERGVGITLACGSAACATIVAATLRGLVDGKAVLHLNGGPLQMSWEKDGPVFMGGAIAYSFIGFLHTDIFKEAV, via the coding sequence ATGGAACAGCTTTCATTTATTAAAATGCACGGTTTGGGCAACGATTTTGTCATTATTGATGGCCGCGATGAGAATCCCGATCTGACACCCGCAAAATTGCGGGCGATCGGGGATCGGCATCGCGGTGTGGGATATGACCAGCTGATCGTCCTGGAACCGTCTCAGGACGCCGACATTTTCATGCGGATTTACAATTCCGACGGCACCGAAGCAGAGGCCTGCGGAAACGCAACGCGCTGCGTGGCCTATTTGATGATGAAAGAACAGAAGACAGACACAACAGTTATTGAAACTGTTGCCGGACTGCTGCACGGCGAAGAAATGCCCAACGGCAATATCATGATCAATATGGGAGCGCCCCGTCTGGACTGGCAATCTATTCCGCTGGCCAGCCAACAGGACACATTGCATATAGATATGCAGGCAGGCCCGTTGAAAGATCCCGTGGGTGTCAACATGGGCAATCCGCATATCGTGTTTTTTGTCGAAGATGCTGAAGCCATTGATCTGGAGAAATGGGGACCCGTCCTTGAACATCATGCGCTCCTGCCAGAAAAAGCCAACATCAGTGTTGCCAGTGCTAACGAAGATGGCAGCCTGCGCTTGCGGGTTTGGGAGCGGGGTGTCGGCATTACGCTGGCCTGCGGATCAGCCGCATGCGCAACCATTGTCGCGGCAACCCTGCGCGGCCTTGTTGACGGAAAAGCCGTTCTGCACCTGAACGGCGGTCCGCTGCAAATGTCGTGGGAAAAAGATGGGCCGGTCTTTATGGGCGGCGCGATTGCCTATTCGTTCATTGGCTTCCTGCATACCGACATCTTTAAAGAGGCGGTCTGA
- the rpsP gene encoding 30S ribosomal protein S16, with the protein MALKIRLTRQGAKKRPFYRIVVADVRSPRDGRYIEILGTYNPMLAKDDENRVSLKEDRVKHWIEVGAQPTDRVAKFLAAAELGDKVERNNPQKAKPKAKAQERLREAEEAAAAAAEAAAEAAAAPAEEEAAEA; encoded by the coding sequence ATGGCATTGAAAATTCGCCTTACCCGTCAGGGTGCTAAGAAACGTCCCTTCTACCGTATCGTAGTTGCTGATGTTCGTAGCCCTCGTGATGGCCGTTATATTGAGATTTTGGGCACTTATAACCCAATGCTCGCAAAAGATGACGAAAACCGCGTGAGCTTGAAAGAAGATCGTGTGAAGCATTGGATCGAAGTGGGTGCGCAGCCTACAGACCGTGTCGCCAAATTCCTGGCAGCGGCTGAACTTGGTGATAAAGTTGAGCGCAACAACCCGCAGAAAGCCAAGCCTAAAGCGAAAGCACAGGAACGCCTCCGTGAAGCTGAAGAAGCCGCTGCCGCTGCTGCAGAAGCTGCCGCAGAAGCTGCTGCTGCCCCTGCTGAGGAAGAAGCAGCTGAAGCCTAA
- the rimM gene encoding ribosome maturation factor RimM (Essential for efficient processing of 16S rRNA), which produces MPDDKDRLLLGVIAGPRGIRGEMKVKTFTENPEDIAAYGQLESKDGKVKYKLSLQGFSKAIPVVRIKGVTTRNEAEALKGTELYVARDKLPKTDGDDEFYHADLIGLDAVLEDGSKFGSIFRVFEFGAGDMLEIIPEGKSAKAAILVPFTLEMVPAVDLEKGHVVLSLSDDFFDVPEKEVSSENKEDTE; this is translated from the coding sequence ATGCCTGATGATAAAGATCGGCTGCTGCTAGGGGTTATTGCCGGACCAAGAGGCATTCGGGGCGAGATGAAGGTGAAGACCTTTACTGAAAACCCTGAAGATATTGCCGCTTACGGTCAATTGGAAAGCAAAGACGGTAAGGTCAAGTACAAGCTGTCCTTGCAAGGTTTTTCAAAGGCAATTCCAGTTGTTCGGATTAAAGGCGTTACAACGCGAAATGAAGCAGAGGCTCTGAAAGGAACCGAGCTTTACGTTGCGCGGGACAAGCTGCCAAAAACCGACGGAGACGACGAATTTTACCACGCCGACCTGATAGGGTTGGATGCGGTACTTGAAGACGGATCAAAATTCGGTTCCATTTTTCGTGTATTCGAATTCGGGGCCGGGGATATGCTGGAAATTATACCTGAAGGCAAAAGCGCGAAAGCTGCTATTCTGGTTCCTTTCACCCTTGAAATGGTACCAGCGGTGGATCTTGAAAAGGGTCATGTGGTTTTGAGTTTGTCGGATGATTTTTTTGATGTTCCTGAAAAGGAAGTTTCGTCAGAGAATAAAGAAGACACAGAATGA
- a CDS encoding NUDIX hydrolase — protein MTSTDPTDYGFKKEVPAGDSLERHVCTDCGWVHYENPKVVVGSVVTHEDRFLLCKRAIHPRKGYWTLPAGYMEQKETTEEGARREAYEEANADIRILDLLGIYNVTHISQVQIMYRAVLDKPEFSAGEESLEVALFTWDEIPWDELAFPTVYWALHHFRDVRDQDRFVPFGNAEGELLKTSFEIMKR, from the coding sequence ATGACATCAACAGATCCAACAGATTATGGTTTTAAGAAGGAAGTCCCAGCCGGAGACAGCCTGGAACGCCATGTTTGTACGGATTGTGGTTGGGTCCATTATGAAAATCCGAAGGTCGTGGTGGGTTCTGTTGTTACCCATGAAGACCGTTTTTTGCTCTGCAAGCGGGCGATCCATCCACGCAAGGGATATTGGACGTTGCCCGCCGGGTATATGGAGCAGAAAGAAACCACAGAAGAGGGAGCCCGCCGGGAAGCCTACGAAGAGGCTAACGCGGATATCCGTATTCTGGATTTACTGGGTATTTACAACGTAACCCATATTAGTCAGGTGCAAATCATGTATCGGGCTGTACTCGATAAGCCAGAATTTTCAGCGGGTGAAGAATCGCTGGAGGTCGCCCTGTTCACCTGGGATGAAATTCCATGGGACGAACTTGCGTTCCCCACAGTTTATTGGGCATTGCATCATTTCCGGGATGTGCGCGATCAGGACCGTTTTGTTCCCTTTGGAAATGCGGAGGGAGAATTGCTGAAAACCTCGTTTGAGATTATGAAAAGGTAG
- a CDS encoding DUF4197 domain-containing protein has protein sequence MKRLAWVTGFCAVMLIGSFPLISQASFLDDMKGALKKSVEGAEGSSGSSGGSSLSGLSSPEIIEGLKEALKVGTDTVVGQIGADGGYGEDPAIHIPLPEKMQQAQKYLRKFGLSAMADDVEARLNKGAEAAAPKTKELIVKAINDMTLKDAEEIYKGADDAATQYFRKVATADLKETVRPVIEQSLQDVGALKAYDALISEYKQIPLVPNIQSDLTEHATDLALEGLFHYLAKEEAAIRNNPVKRTTEILQSVFGR, from the coding sequence ATGAAGAGATTGGCTTGGGTAACAGGTTTTTGTGCGGTGATGCTGATCGGGTCTTTTCCGTTGATAAGTCAGGCCAGCTTCTTGGATGATATGAAGGGGGCCTTGAAAAAATCTGTTGAAGGAGCAGAGGGCAGTAGTGGCAGCAGCGGTGGTTCTTCATTGAGCGGTCTAAGCTCGCCTGAGATCATTGAGGGGCTAAAAGAAGCCCTTAAAGTCGGCACAGACACCGTTGTTGGACAAATCGGAGCGGACGGCGGGTATGGTGAGGATCCCGCTATTCACATCCCGCTTCCTGAAAAGATGCAGCAGGCGCAAAAATATCTGCGTAAATTCGGATTGTCCGCCATGGCCGATGACGTGGAAGCGCGTTTGAATAAAGGCGCGGAAGCCGCGGCTCCTAAAACAAAGGAACTGATCGTCAAGGCGATCAACGACATGACCTTGAAAGATGCGGAAGAAATTTATAAAGGGGCGGATGACGCGGCGACACAATATTTTCGAAAGGTCGCGACCGCAGATTTGAAAGAGACCGTTCGTCCGGTGATCGAGCAGTCTTTGCAGGATGTCGGGGCGCTAAAAGCCTATGATGCGCTGATCAGTGAGTATAAACAAATTCCCCTTGTCCCCAATATTCAGTCGGACCTGACGGAACATGCGACCGATCTTGCGCTTGAAGGATTATTTCATTATCTGGCGAAAGAAGAGGCGGCTATTCGGAACAATCCGGTAAAACGGACAACAGAAATATTGCAGTCTGTTTTTGGTCGCTAG